The Chionomys nivalis chromosome 10, mChiNiv1.1, whole genome shotgun sequence genome segment GCAGAAATAGCGGATGGCAACCCCTCGCTGGTTCTCGGGTTGATATGGAACATCATTCTCTTCTTCCAGGTAAACCCGCTGCTCTCTGGCATGTGGTTGTCGTGTTGAACGTTGCTCTAACCgcagaaaagcacacacacatagagggaCACCATAAGGCTTAGTTTCCATGGAGTCAGACTTGGCCATTTTCTGAGTGAGAACCAAGAAGTGGAGACTGAGGTTCATGGTTTAGATACAAATGCGGTCCACAAGGGGAGGGTTTCCAGGGGCGTTGGGACTGCTCTTGTCCAGAGAGGTACATGCATAAGCACTGTTTGAAGCTATGGATCCCTTTCTGTCTAAGCCTTGAACTTGAGCCTCGGTTCCCACGTCTGCAAATGCAGCAGTTGTCACAAGACATGCTCCATGTGAGAGATTTGCACAGGACTCGGTCACTCTAACCTGACTTCCTGAGAGATGCCGGGAACATCAGGAAATGTGCTAAATGCCTTAAATCGATCCCAGAGCTTCCTTTGCTCGTTCAGTAAACATCTGTTGAGTTTCTTCAGTATTGCAGATGCTAGAAAGACAGGACTCTGTCTTCTTGGGGGAGTCACAAAGATACATGGATTCTATATTACTAGAAGGTGTGGGTCACAATTGAGGTGTGAGCAGGGCTTTGTAAGAGCTCTGAGCAGGGACAACTAACATAAGTGGGTGACCAGAATGAGGAAAACATGAGGAGGTGACCAGATAGTGTTTTGCAGTGTGGATAGGAGTGTGCACTGAGCAATGCTTCTCAGATATACTGTGCATACGCATTGCAGGTACGTGGTGCTGAGACGCCGTCTGAATCTGTGGGGCAGGCCTGAGCTTCTGTTTTCCCCACATGTCAATGCTGGAGAAAGGGACAGCCAGCAACAGACCCAGAGTGAACAGGGACAGTGAAGCCTGAAGAAGCACGATGCATTCTGGGAGTGCCAGGTTATAGGGGAATAGATAGAGTCTGGTCAAAAGACAGACACGTGTGCCTAGGCTGATGATAGCCACTGGAATCTCAGGAGAAACTTCTCATATACTGAGAACCAGGTCTACACAACCTGGATTTTCCAACCAGGGTCTCGTGGATGCAAGTCAGAGCAACCTACTGGCCGGGGGTCCCTTATGAATCACTGGGTCTGATTTGCCCTTTTCTCTCTAGATAAAGGAGCTCACGGGCAACCTCAGCAGGAGTTCCCCATCTTCCAGTTTGTCACCTGGCTCGGGGGGCACAGACTCCGACTCctcctacccacccacccccaccacagaGAGGAGTATGGCGGTATCAGTGAAAGACCAGAGGAAGGCCATCAAGACCCTGCTGGCATGGGTGCAGCGGAAAACAAGAAAGTAAGCTGCAACCTCCCCTTCCCCATCTATCTCCTGCCTCAGGCCCACTGGTGTCCACCATGGGTACACCACACCCCATAAGGCTGTTTCTAGGCCCAGGGAGTGGTACACATGGACCTGGGTGGGTAAGGTACATCAAACTCCATCTGCTAAGGTGCTAGGTATCCATGGACCCTGTGATTCACATAAGCCATCAGAACAGGAATGTGATGTGCTTTTCtagtttgtgtgtggtgtgtgcatgtgagcatgtggggCACGAACACACGAGCACTTAGAGGCCCAAGCAGGCATCAGGTGTTTTCCTCTACTGCTCTCCATATTAttcttttaagacagagtcttgctgggcagcggtggcgcacgcctttaatcccagcacttgggaggcagaggcaggcggatctctgtgagttcgaggccagcctggtctacaagagctagttccaggacaagctccaaagccacagagaaaccctgtctcgaaaaaaaaggaCAGTCTTACACTAAATCAGAAGCTTGCCATTTCCACTAGGCTGGCCAACAAACTCCTGGcatcctctggtctctgctccCCAGGGACAGGCTTACATACACAGGCAGCTGTAGCTGGGTTTTTGTGTGTTCagtggggattcaaactcaggtccccaggttTGTGCAATTAGCAGTCTTACTATTTTCTAAGCCCGGTTATAGCAGTCTTCTGTCAGGCCTTTTACTGGCAGATCTTGGGCCTTAATCAGAGGTGCCAAGTTAGTGTAGAGGAAGCCACACCCACTCGGGGACATCTCAGCTCATCTGTGTACAACCTAGGTGGTAGCTGCTGGTACCTCACTTACTTGTTCAAGCTTCCCCTGTTGAGTGGCCTTCTAAGACAGTTGTGACAGAACTAGGGAGAGCAGCTGTACCTCTCCTGACAGCCACTTCATACATTTCTGCACACCTCCCAGGGGCTGGGAAGAGGCTAGACCTTTGGGGAATTGAAGGAGGGAGTTGAGTGTGAACGATTAGAATAGGTTACTATGAAAAGAcaggaaatgtttaaaaataaatcaagccaAAGAGTTCATTACTGGGACCAGTGCCAGTGTGAAAGAGAGTTGGCAGCTGGGGAAATGGGAGTGTTCTGTGGCCCCACTGTGGGTACCCGTGCTTCCCTGCACTTGGGCAAGTGCATGTGGCAGCTGGTGACTTTGGCTTGGTTGACAGTCCTACTGAAGATTGTCTGGGTGACTGGCTGTGAGAATGTACTCTGATCAGGTCACTGGGCCAAGGCTGGCATGAGCTCTGCCTAGGGAGTTTGCGACCTGTTAGGGGTCTGAAGCTTCTACACTGGAAGCATTTGGAAGGTGTTACATTTTTGCTAATTCCATGAGCATAATAAGACATGAAAGAGGACCCACACCTGGCATCATTCTTTTCGTCCCTCACTTTGAAAGTTATGGTTTTCGGGCCGGGGAGATGGCTAGGTGATTAAAACACTTGCTGGGCGAACATGAGGAAGAAAGTTCATATTTACAGCGTCTACAGGCTCGGCAGCCCGTCTGTAATACCAGAGCTCAGAGGACTATGAGTGATCCCCAGGGCAGATTGGCTAGCCAGGCTAATCACGTCAGTATGCTCCGGGTTCAAGCAAGAGACCTTGCCTCGGTGAATACAATGGAGAACAATTAAGAAAGACTCCTTGATGTCGGTCTCCAGCTTTCATATacgtgcccctcccccacatgcaaacacacacacacacacacacacacacacacacgagggaaaGAAGGTTGTGATTTTGTGTGTCTTCATAATGCTGCTGGCTGACACTCATCGTGTGTCTTTTGTATTCCTGCTCCACACACCAAGTTCTGCTTTAGATGAGGCCATTCTTGTGGGAACTTCACCCTTCCCGATCACAGCACCCCACAAGGTCATCCTGTGTTCACTCTGTTTTATTACTAAAGTGTTAGAGGCTCAGAAAGGGTCTGTGCCCAGTCAAGGTCATGAGGCAGAAGCATAGAGGGACAGCTGAGATAGGAACTTGGATCTTCCTGGCTCTGTCTGTAATATAGCATACCCCCCTGTGCCTGCTTTCCATTGTCGTGTGATGTGTACAGAGTTGAAATCTCTCCTTCATGTATTTAGAGACTTGGGAACCAAGGGTCTGGTTGCCTTTTGGGATAATGTGTACCTCCTGCTCCATTGGAAGATTCTCCGGGTGGCCCCCATGATGATCAGGGCCGGGGTATCTTTTCAGGGTGACACAGAACAACACCTAGCCCCCTCAGGCCAGCCAGCGAGGCTGCTGCATGCAGACCTCCTCGGCAGGCACCTTTCCTGACCTGAGTGGTTGCTATCCCTGCTACTTTCCGTCAGGTATGGTGTGGCGGTCCAGGACTTTGCGGGCAGCTGGAGGAGTGGGCTGGCTTTCCTGGCTGTCATCAAAGCCATTGATCCCAGCCTGGTGGACATGAAGCAGGCTCTGGAAGATTCCACCCGGGAGAATCTGGAGAAGGCCTTCAGCATTGCACACGATACCTTGCACATCCCTAGGCTCCTGGAGCCGGAAGGTACAGTGACCTCTCTGTcctttagttattattattacaaatgtACCATCTGCTCTTCCAGGTagaaaactcagaaaataaaaataaaagcctaatgaagaaaaaatatttttttatgttatAGTCTTTTTTCTGTGTATCTAATTATAATATCATTACATAATTGATATCATTTAGGatacatataattttatctcttttttcaCTCATCATATGTAATATCAATATTTAGCTAGTATATTTCTATAATCTCCtggttatatatttatattggcTGCATAGTACCTGTAGGACCTCCATATTTGAGTCACTGAGGTTACTTCAGAAGTGATCCCTTTCGGGGGGGTTAAAGGCATAGCTAAGTGTTAAGCGTGAGGCCATGGCTTACATCTCCAATTCTgtagatggaagaaagaagggagaaaaaaggaaggaaagagaaagaataaagggaggaagagaagggaagcaggaaggaTCAGTTTTGAATACATGACCTTAAACATCTTACTTACCCAACATGCCTTTGCCTATACCTCAAGGACCAGTTTCCTCCTGCAAAATGACAGTTAGGGGAGTACACCCTGCACTCCACATTGGGTGTTTAATTTGGGACTCCCTGCAGCAGGTTAGCATGGTCACCAGATGTGCTTATTCACGGGCCCAGCAATGAGCTGACTACTCGCAGCGAAGGGAATCGAGGAAAGAGCAAAGTCCTGAGTGTGGGATCCCAGGTTCTCCACCCCAGTTCCTTTGTCCTTCAGCCAGCTGTGGGACCTTAGCCAAAGGCATTGTCCCCTTTTCTGAGCCTAAATTTCTTCACGTGTGTGCCTTCCTCACCAGTGCCCTGTGGTCCTATGGAGAAAGCGTGTGTCTTTGCTAATGCCATGTCTCTCTCAACAGACATCATGGTTGACATGCCGGATGAACAGTCCATTGTGACGTATGTGGCCCAGTTTCTAGAACGCTTTCCAGAGTTGGAGCCTGTACGTTTCTTTCCCTTACTTTTAATTCAAAACTGTGTGTTTTCACTGGGTCCCCAGGGGACACAGCAGGGGTTTGGGCTGTGTCCTTCTATGTGGTTGGTGGCAACAAAGTGACCTCAAGTTCCTTGTCTTATTTGAGTTTCTAAACCATCTGTGACATACATCAAGCTCTCCGATGGGACAGAAAGCCAGTCAGTCACCAGTCACATCTCACACATACTTCTTCCCATTCCAAACTTGATTCAGGTGACAGAAGTTCACTGTCATCCAGACTTCACTCTTATATGCCCAGGGGAACAGCCCAGTAGTTCACCAATGTTTACCAAGGCTCAAAATTATAATAGAGAATGGCCATTCAAATGCGTGCTTGTggagtttatttgtgtgtgtgtgtgtgtgtgtgtgttacggGGGATCTTTTTGAGGGGGTAtcatttttgaggcaggacctcaTGTTatagccccagctggccttgagcatgtggcaatcctcctgcctcagtttcctcactctGGGAATACAATTATGTACCACTGTTCCCTGGCCACCTTTTTTACTGTTTAGAATCCCAGATCATACTTGAAGATAGGTTTGGGGCAGGGATGAAGTTGTCATGGTTtcactgaacacacacatgtgtacatctAACCCTGAGATAGTAGTAACAGTAAGAACAACAACCACAGCCTGTGGTGGGAACCATCTTCCACTTACTGCATACCTAGCTCCAGCTCAGGGAACTCAGAAAATAATTGGACCAGACCTGGCTGTAGCGCAGTGCTACGACATTGACTAGTGCTCACAGAGCTCTGGGTTTGGTCTCCAGTTatgcaaaactttttttttcagttatgcaaaacttaattaaaaaaaaaaaggcaagttaAAAAATTAGGACAAAGTCAATTGGACAAATGAGGTGCTTAGGGTGATGCAACTTTGTTCTAGCAAAGAAGGCAGTTAACACATCGGTAGATGCGCCACTGTTCCCAGCAGATTTAAGTGcttggtagaaaaaaaatacatgtgtaaagaaataaagaatgttaGGGGACAGGGACCCTCTTGTAGCTGGAGGCTGTGTCTGCAGTTATCATTCCTGTATGGTTCACCACCTTTATCCTCTTCTTACATATGAGAACACCACTATCCAGCGAGCCCTCAAGGTCTCTCCAGGGTCACACAGTCATCTAAATCAGGACTGAGGCAGACTCCGGAGCTCTGTGTTTCCCAAGTTCATGTTCTTGGCTCTGGTAAAAATATCACTGAGACTGGAGCCTTATGCTATACAGCAGAGACTCCCAGTGGCCTGCCTGACCCTTATGTGTGGTCCCCACCTCTTCCGGCACCGTGATATTTTGAAGAGGAGTTTCTGGGCTGTGACCTGAAGCTCTGTGACCCTAGGCTTGTTCCTTGGCCTCTCTGACATCTGTATCAGATGCCTTCGAACGTGGAAAGCATCACCCACATTTTAGGCTTGTACAAAAAGTAACCACCTGTGTGACAAACCTGATTTTGCTCGTGGCTCAGAATGAACATTCAACAAGAGGTGGTGGCAGTAATTGCTATAGAATTCCACTTTCGGTAGCAGGGTTTTCACTAGGCCTGAGCTCCTTCCTAACCCAGAGGCAGAattgaaaaacaattaaaacagtggttctcaaccttcctaaggctgtgaccctttaacacggttcctcatgctgtggtgaccccaaccatagcATTATTTCCATTacaacttcataactgtaattttgctactgtcatgaatcgtaatttaaatatttttggaggtataggtttgccaaaggggttatGACCCAAGGTTGTGAAGCACTGAATTAAAAGTTGACAGTATGATTCAAGGTCATGGTCAAGATTCAGCAAATCTAAGTGTGGTTTCTTCAGGCCTGGGActagagagactgagaaagacatgATGGCAGGAGCAAGGGTCTTGGTTCACGCAGAGCAGCCTGTTTTagcctgtggtgtgtgtgatacATTCTTTTGTGTTATTGATTTTCCTTTCTTAGTCTTTAATACTTGTGTTTgggctttttcttccttcttccttcttctccttctccttcttcttctgctttaAGTAGTCAGTAGGAATAGGCTTTTAAAGGaaactgtaaaatatattttattattactgttgttttggTTGTTGTATACATTGTAGGGGAAGGTCaggggtgtgtgcatgcagggtGAGCTCATGGAGGTCAGGGGGCAGCTTGTGGGAGCGGATGGGCCTGAGGTCATCAGACTtacatggcaagcacctttaccctctgagagTGCTTTCTGCCCCTCTTTAGGTCAGGACTTCTATCTGTGATCATTTCCTAAAGAATGTCTTTTGTAGTTTTTGCAGCATAAGCTGGTTATTCTAGAGCCTTCTTTGTTGTAATTCCAACCCTGAGCCATAGGTGGGTCTACTTTTGATGATTGTTGCCTCCCTTGTTTGTAGGCTTCATTCTCCTGCTTATTTCCtgaatttggttttctttcttggcaGAGACAGTATGCAAAATAAGAGTAGCTACTGaggctttctttttctatgttgATCTGTTTTCTATTGCTACAACAAGATGCCAGATGCTAGATAACAAATAATGAAGAgagatttggggctggagagatagctcagccgaTAAatacacttgctgctcttacaaaggacctgagtttagttcccagcatccacatggcaactctcaaccatctgtaaccagTTCCAGGGTGGGATCTGTGAGCATCTTctgcctctgtaggcacctggcacacacacggttcacacacacatacaggcaaacattatacacataaaataaaattaaataaacgtGGAGAGAGAGATATTTGACTCTCTGAGAGTCTGAATTAGTACCAGCACCTTAGAAAGGACCTCATGGGCATTACAGTCaaagtgtgtgtgagacagagaggtCACATAGCCaagacaggaagccagagagccACTTGGCTCTTCACTCTGAAAGCAGCTTCCTCTGCAATGAACTGGGGTCCTATGAGAAGGATGTCAGTTCCTTCTGAGGTTAGAACTAACTCCCTGTGGCCCAATCACCTTGCACTAGGCCTCATCCATTAAAGGTCCCTCTGGGCCTCCTATAGCCACACTAGATACCAAACTTCTAACACATGCACCCTTGGGGAATACAACCAAGCAGGGGATATAGCCTCCTCCTGAACCCAAGATGGGAGTTGCTCGGTCTGACCGTTTCAGGAACCTAGACGCATGTTGGTGCTAGTTCATTTCTGCCTTCTGGGTTCGCGTTCTGAGGTCAGTCCACTCTATCACTACACTAGCCAGAAGCCCAGCCAGCCCTGCAGTCCCCACAGATGTCTGCCTTGCTTCCCAGTCCTGCCTGGGCTCTCCCACTGAAGATGCCCCCTGGGGGTAATCAATCACGAGACTCTGGTGAGAATTGCTGTTGGACCACTTTTAGCTTCAGGCTTTCCTAGTGACCCACATGGTCAGTAGAAAGGTGGCTGGTCTCTCCTTACCTCAGGCAGACTAGCTCCTTCTCTGGCAGGGTAAAGCGGCTGAGGTGCTGCTCACTGAAGTACACCCAACACCCCATTGAGTGCATTGATAGTCTCTTTGCACCtgtcatttcaaagaaaaatgtatttcatgtttttattgaCCTGAGATTTTTGCATCTCAGCGGGAAAACTCTGGTTAAtgtggatttgttgttgttttggggggttgtACTTTGAAGGTGGAACCTGTGATTTCATGTTATCTTGGGTTTCTTGGCAGGAAGAGTTTGTGAATCCAGACAAAGAAGCTCCCATTGAGTCCACCTTTGTCCGAATCAAAGAAAGCCCTTCTGAACAGGAGAGCCGGGTCCTCCTCCTCAGCGAGAATGGAGAGCGAGCTTACACTGTCAACCATGAAACCAGCCACCCTCCTCCTGCCAAAGTCTTCGTTTGTGACCAGCCTGAGAGCACAAAGGGTTTCTGTCTGGGTGCCGTGCCCAGCCACAAGTTGTCGGACAGCGCGACTGAGTTTATGCACCAGATTATTGACCAAGTCCTCCAGGGGAGCCCAGAGAAGACCGGATCCAGCACCGAGCCAGTTCCAGAATCTTCCATCTTATCAACCAGAAAGGACGGCCGGAGGTCCAACTCTTTGCCGATCAAGAAATCCGTCCACTTTGAGGCTGACTTGCACAAGGATGCCTCATGTAGCAAAGACCCTTTCTACAGCTCAGACTTCCGCTTTGAGGGGAGCCCAAAGGCGGCAAAGGATCTGTTGAAGCAGGATGGTCATGGCTCATTGGCTGAGGTTGCCAAGGAAAAGAAGATAGACCAGGAAGCCAGGCCAGTGCCTGAAACTGCCTCAGACAGGGGCCCTGAAGACATTGTTGGTGTGGATGGCGTGCCCCATCATGATCAGCCTCCTCAGGACCCCTCATTCTGTAATGGCAGTGTAGAGACTCAAGCTAGCCAAGGTGAGAAAGGCCCTTCTCTTCCATCCCCTGCAGATCATACAATCCTGGCCAACTCCACTGAACTCAAGGTTCAGCTGCTGACTGTCGAGCCTATGGATAAAGATGACTATTTTGAAGGCATCCCACTGAAAGCTTCCAAGTTTAACAGGGACCTCGCAGATTTTGCCTCCACCAGCCAGGCTTTTGGTGAGGATCCCTCACCCCCTGAGAAGAcccctggggaggaagaggagctaGAGAAT includes the following:
- the Clmn gene encoding calmin isoform X6 → MAAQEWDWFQREELIGQISDIRVQNLQVERENVQKRTFTRWINLHLEKCDPPLEVTDLFVDIQDGKILMALLEVLSGRNLLHEYKSSSHRIFRLNNIAKALKFLEDSNVKLVSIDAAEIADGNPSLVLGLIWNIILFFQIKELTGNLSRSSPSSSLSPGSGGTDSDSSYPPTPTTERSMAVSVKDQRKAIKTLLAWVQRKTRKYGVAVQDFAGSWRSGLAFLAVIKAIDPSLVDMKQALEDSTRENLEKAFSIAHDTLHIPRLLEPEDIMVDMPDEQSIVTYVAQFLERFPELEPEEFVNPDKEAPIESTFVRIKESPSEQESRVLLLSENGERAYTVNHETSHPPPAKVFVCDQPESTKGFCLGAVPSHKLSDSATEFMHQIIDQVLQGSPEKTGSSTEPVPESSILSTRKDGRRSNSLPIKKSVHFEADLHKDASCSKDPFYSSDFRFEGSPKAAKDLLKQDGHGSLAEVAKEKKIDQEARPVPETASDRGPEDIVGVDGVPHHDQPPQDPSFCNGSVETQASQGEKGPSLPSPADHTILANSTELKVQLLTVEPMDKDDYFEGIPLKASKFNRDLADFASTSQAFGEDPSPPEKTPGEEEELENNTEKPGKRKSKSPHTETESPESQSEADKHEPPPKGPEQEDQDHPLPPEEMPAEKKPEVYEKAKRKSIRHRSEEEGEAEGLSAVGGEVPSNPPSTSVSLETLRSHSEEGLDFKPSPPLSKISVIPHDLFYYPHYEVPLAAVLEAYAEGGEDLKGEDLGEPEEGYLQDSREEEEAHSSQSSCSFSSPVDNGHPSTGDQVSHVDGTSEGPTSTSRPGSPPSYEDQQRETKENGPVESQQVLEVWELRASPSPQEPPNLELPEKPLEEKSVEASTSSKKKEKRKHVDQVESSLFIAPGTVRSSDDLEENPCEHKVPSRNSHSDSSIYIRRHANRSLELRFHLY